In Candidatus Eisenbacteria bacterium, the DNA window CCGCCCGGTCGCCCGATGCGAACGCCGCCCGCGCGCTCTCGTAAAGCGCGAAGCGGAGCCGCAACCCACGGAGAATCTTCCGCGCGAGATCCGGGTCGAGAGCCGCATCCTCGCGCGGCGGCCGGTGCGCTTCCCAAACCTCCTCGCGCGGCAGGCGGTGCGGCGGAGGACCGCCCGCTGCGCCGCGCCGAAACACTCGGTAGTACGAGTCCTGATAGACGAGCGCGAAATGCCGAAGGTCCTCCGGGTAGAAGTGGAAGAGAGAGGCGGCCGATCGGGAGGGAAGCGCGTCGAGCCCGATTCGATAGACCTCCGAGTCGTCGGAGACGTCGAGCGTGAAGTTCGCTTGAAACACAAAATAATCGACCCCGAGGCTGTCGCAGAAGTCCGCCATCTTCTGTTCGGTCCCGTAGAGGGCGGACAAGAACGACCGATATCGGTCCCGGAGCTTCTCCGACTCGAACTTGGAGTGAAGCACGATCGGTCGCTCGGCATCGACGAGCACCATCGGGCCGGTCGGATACCACGTGAGGAAGACATCCTCGGGGTCGGTCGCCGCGCGGATCCACTCGACGAGCCTCCGGTTGTTCCCGTAGTTGGGGACCGAGAGATCTTCCCCCGAAGGGGCGAGAGCGTGGGCGATTCGCGCGCTCCATGCGGACGGGCCGCGGACGTTCTCCGCCCCCTGCACGACGAGGGCTGCCGCGAATAGCGCCGCCCAGGCCTTCCGCCCCCGCGAAACCCCCGCGAGCGCAGCCGGGACGAGCAAGACGAGGAAGAAGACGAGGAACACCGAAAGCCTCTCGACGAGAAGGAACAAGAGGAGGAAGGCGAATGCGAGGTAGGAGAGCGAGACGATCGCGCCCTCCCTTCGGCGCACGCTTCGGAAAAGACCGATCGCGAGACCGGCGAGAAACCACGGGGCGAGGAAACCGAACTGAGCGGCGAAGAACGCCGGAGAAGGAGAGTTGAAGGGGGGAGACCAGAGAACCCGCGCCTCGAACGGGATCTCTAGTGGGGACTCGGGCTTCACGCCGAGGTGCCGGATCTTGTGCGCGATGAGCGGCCCGACGTGCGAGTACTCGGCTTGTTTCGGCTGCGAGTTCGCGCCTGCGAAGAGAAGGAGAGAGGCGGCCGCGAGAACGGCGAACGTCCTCGCGGAGGACCATCCGCGCCGGATCGAGAACGGGAGGACGAGGGAAGCGCCGAGAAAGAGAAACGTTCCGGCGGAGAGAGCGGACTCCTTCTCGATGAGAACCGGGATCGTGAACGACGCGAGAAGCTGCCACCCGGTCACGATCCAAACGGTATCGCGAAGCCTCTTCCTCTCATTTGAGAGAAGGGCATGAATCAGGACCACCGGGAAGAAGGTGAGGAGGAAGAAACGGCTGAGATGCCAGCTCGAAAGAGCCGCGGCCGCGAAGAACCCCGCGAGGTTCGCCTCGACGAACCGCCTCCCTCCGCTCTCCGCTTCGAGCGCGCGCAAGAAGAAGGCGACGAAGAAGAAGAGGATGGGAAGCGTGAAGTCCTCGCGCCCGTAGTTCCCGATGAGCCGGTGGAAGCTCAAGGGGGAGACCGCGTAGAGAGCGGCCGCGGCCACGCCGATGCGGGAGCTTCGACCGGCCGCGCGCGCGGCGAGAAACACGGCGACCACGGAGAGGCTCGAGAACCAAGAGACGAAACGAACGAGAAAGACGTGGAAGGGGACGTCGGCGAGCCCCGCCGCCCGCATCGCACGAAAGAGGGTTCCGGAGACGAGCTCCATGCCGATCGTGAGATGGGAAAAGGCGCGGAGCCCTTCGGGCATCTGCGCGGGGTAGTCGATCGCGGGGATCGGTCTTCCCTC includes these proteins:
- a CDS encoding tetratricopeptide repeat protein; its protein translation is MKTAFLRGFSPAWTALAAVLLLTSASALWKTHLFEASPRYDPRTDRLLFWTESAFHYRYAKMAAEGRPIPAIDYPAQMPEGLRAFSHLTIGMELVSGTLFRAMRAAGLADVPFHVFLVRFVSWFSSLSVVAVFLAARAAGRSSRIGVAAAALYAVSPLSFHRLIGNYGREDFTLPILFFFVAFFLRALEAESGGRRFVEANLAGFFAAAALSSWHLSRFFLLTFFPVVLIHALLSNERKRLRDTVWIVTGWQLLASFTIPVLIEKESALSAGTFLFLGASLVLPFSIRRGWSSARTFAVLAAASLLLFAGANSQPKQAEYSHVGPLIAHKIRHLGVKPESPLEIPFEARVLWSPPFNSPSPAFFAAQFGFLAPWFLAGLAIGLFRSVRRREGAIVSLSYLAFAFLLLFLLVERLSVFLVFFLVLLVPAALAGVSRGRKAWAALFAAALVVQGAENVRGPSAWSARIAHALAPSGEDLSVPNYGNNRRLVEWIRAATDPEDVFLTWYPTGPMVLVDAERPIVLHSKFESEKLRDRYRSFLSALYGTEQKMADFCDSLGVDYFVFQANFTLDVSDDSEVYRIGLDALPSRSAASLFHFYPEDLRHFALVYQDSYYRVFRRGAAGGPPPHRLPREEVWEAHRPPREDAALDPDLARKILRGLRLRFALYESARAAFASGDRAEARGRAEMLLELSPDAEEALLLAAQIEHLEGRNEEALRLVDRGLETRPESAELWLLKGRILLDQRKPVRAGKALATALRSNPDHPEAREILRAIESSVRFEPSED